The Fimbriimonadaceae bacterium nucleotide sequence TTGTCCTACAACGTCGCTCACGATGTGCATAACGTGGCTGTAGCGTTCCACGATCATCATCTCCCGAACGACGACAGTGCCGTACTTCGAAACCCGCCCAAGATCATTCCGCCCAAGGTCTACCAGCATGACGTGCTCTGCTCGCTCCTTTTCGTCGGCGAGAAGTTCTGCAGCGAGCGCATCATCCTCTTCGGGCGTTGCCCCTCGCCATCTCGTTCCGGCAATTGGGCGAACCCTGGCTTCGCCGTCCTGCAAGCTGACCAAAAGTTCGGGAGAGGCTCCAACGATGTCGTAATCACCAAACCGAAGCAGGAACATATAGGGCGACGGGTTGAGCGAACGGAGAGCGCGGTAGACGGTGAGAGGATGGCTGGTGTTGGGGGTTTGCAGCCGTTGCGAGAGAACAAACTGGATGCCGTCACCAGCGCCGATGTAGTCAATCGCCTTCTGTACCGAAGCCTCGAAGTCTTCCTTCGTTCGGTTGCTGACCATCTCTCCGTGGGTAGCTTTGGCATTGGGGAGGTCAGGCAAGGGTCGCCGAAGCCTAGAGAGAATTCGCTCGATTTCGGCACATGCCGATTCGTAGCTATCCGGCGTGCCTTCTGCCATCACGATGATTCGGATCAGGTTTTTGGCGTGGTCGAAGACAACGACCGAATCCACCAACATCATCGCCATGTCGTCAACGTTCAGATCGTCAAGATTGTCATCGGGAAGGCTTTCAAAGAAACGAACGATATCGTAGCCGAGCATCCCAACCGCACCAGAGACAAACTTGGGCATCCCGGGCACTTCAATGGGGTGCGTATGATTTAGGCGATCTCTGAGAACGTCAAGAGGGTCTTGCCCTTCCGCTAGCTTGGAGCGCACCGGGCCACGCTTTCCGATCTCGACAACGTCTTGCCCTTTCGTTCGGATGACGCTTTTCGGTCGAGTGCCAAGGATCGAATAGCGGGCAAGCTGCTCGCCCCCTGTCACGCTCTCCAAGAGGAAGCTATAGGTGTCTTCGTTGGCGAGCTTCCAATAAACGCTCAGAGGCGTTTCCATATCGGCAAGGAGGTCGCGGTAAACAGGCATCGGACGGGAACCGCCTGTTTGTTTGAGAAACTCTTCCTTGCTTGGAACCTGCATGGAGAGAGAATTATGACCCACGCAACCATTGTGGCAGGCCTGGTAATGGACTGAGTTTTGAAATAAGTTTAGTGATCGCTATATTCGCGGACTTGAACAGTGCGATCCCAATGGCTTCCACCGGCTACTCAATCGCTTTGAGTTTCGTCAGCCCCTCAATCTTGGTCCCGACCTTGATCTCGAACGGTTTGAATCCGCCTTTGCGCATTTCGAGAACGTACTTGGCGTCGCCATTGCTGGGAACGCTTGCCGGGTCCTGCTTTTTGAGAATCGTGACTCGAATCACTTTGCCGTTCGCGTCGATATAGGCG carries:
- the trpE gene encoding anthranilate synthase component I, yielding MQVPSKEEFLKQTGGSRPMPVYRDLLADMETPLSVYWKLANEDTYSFLLESVTGGEQLARYSILGTRPKSVIRTKGQDVVEIGKRGPVRSKLAEGQDPLDVLRDRLNHTHPIEVPGMPKFVSGAVGMLGYDIVRFFESLPDDNLDDLNVDDMAMMLVDSVVVFDHAKNLIRIIVMAEGTPDSYESACAEIERILSRLRRPLPDLPNAKATHGEMVSNRTKEDFEASVQKAIDYIGAGDGIQFVLSQRLQTPNTSHPLTVYRALRSLNPSPYMFLLRFGDYDIVGASPELLVSLQDGEARVRPIAGTRWRGATPEEDDALAAELLADEKERAEHVMLVDLGRNDLGRVSKYGTVVVREMMIVERYSHVMHIVSDVVGQLDDDKDAFDLLRASFPAGTVSGAPKVRAMQIIDELEPTRRGCYAGAVGYVSAYGDLDMAITIRTILLKGGQAYVQAGAGIVFDSVPSREYEETLNKAKASLRALEIAHQGLPAAL